The Montipora capricornis isolate CH-2021 chromosome 3, ASM3666992v2, whole genome shotgun sequence genome window below encodes:
- the LOC138040457 gene encoding histamine H2 receptor-like, with protein MANSTSNHTLSSSSGILTEPLDTWYWIIRGIIAVLTITGNGLIINFITCRRHLRVTSNWFVLSLAIADFCIGLFVIPSEFACKFYFRCDWYLQIVFYNFLLFSSTTNLWAVAIDRYIGIVHSLRYASLVTSERVIAMVAIAWSSTFAKIEKYYRVAVDVLFGIVSCLLLIFIYLRIVFISRKVSKQITTQAVNINHNYKPKELKFRSRHRRQNLSTSLLGSVILLFVLCNSLSVSLSLCFTYRLCSIEPVLVKVAYLLVHLNSSVNFVVYALIKKDIRLEIKRMFRCRNSVEPPQTTFSIVENIP; from the exons ATGGCGAACAGTACGAGCAACCATACTCTAAGTTCCAGTAGTGGTATTTTAACGGAACCATTGGATACTTGGTATTGGATCATCCGTGGTATCATTGCTGTGCTTACAATCACTGGAAACGGTCtcatcattaattttataaCTTGCAGACGACATCTGCGAGTAACCAGTAACTGGTTCGTTCTATCCTTGGCGATTGCAGACTTTTGCATCGGTTTGTTTGTCATACCAAGTGAATTTGCCTGTAAGTTTTATTTCCGATGTGACTGGTACTTGCAGATTGTATTTTATAACTTTCTGCTGTTTTCTTCAACAACGAACCTTTGGGCCGTGGCAATCGACAGATACATTGGTATTGTGCACTCTCTGAGGTATGCGTCGTTGGTGACAAGCGAGCGAGTAATTGCAATGGTGGCCATAGCCTGGAGTTCCACATTCGCT AAGATCGAAAAATATTATCGAGTGGCCGTGGATGTTTTATTCGGCATTGTTTCTTGCcttttactaatttttatttatcttcgtattgtttttatttcacgAAAAGTATCCAAGCAAATAACCACCCAAGCAGTTAACATAAATCACAACTACAAACCAAAGGAGCTGAAATTTCGAAGCCGGCATAGGAGACAAAATTTGTCTACAAGCCTTCTTGGCTCCGTTATCttgttatttgttctttgtaACAGCCTAAGTGTCTCTTTATCCCTCTGCTTTACCTACAGGCTTTGCTCTATTGAACCGGTTCTCGTGAAAGTAGCGTACTTGCTCGTTCATTTAAACTCCAGCGTTAATTTTGTCGTGTACGCATTGATCAAAAAAGATATTCGTCTTGAAATCAAACGTATGTTCCGTTGTCGCAATTCAGTCGAACCGCCTCAGACTACTTTCAGTATTGTGGAGAATATTCCATGA
- the LOC138040458 gene encoding uncharacterized protein: MPTFKHVVDFLRERAFILNHPFFSAGSRENVVSKFKSRGKPPVTPKPAFFVNMTAAKGEPCPMCCQSHHLYQCEAFKSKSPRERNDFVRQHKICFNCISSSLHNSRKCTSTIRCKVEGCGQAHHTLLHFHEPKEVVDSGTVSQNNEVNQDSLADQGTSCNTSAHSVNPVVNSSEVLLQVIPVKVISNSGRQITTYGLIDSGSDITMVDPSLVKLLNIEGTLSKLSLTTVNSADVEERGMKVNFKIASLDSQNDHVIAVNPAWAVKDLTIPLKHTRLSKSLEQWPHLREVRFPEVERRKISILLGTNIQEVFVPLDVRKGNRNEPLAIKSCLGWSILGGFSNLQSHSQGQVNLISSEDVSLNDQLEEFWKIESYGTARSETKPLSVEDRRALKLIDNSISLLDGHYQMGLLWRDNNPVLPYNRPLAEARLQYLKRRFRRDPELEVKYRDVIQDCVDKGYARKLNKQEVAAVSNITWYIPHHPVTNPNKPGKVRVVFDAAARFNGTSLNEQLLQGPCLTNDLTGVLIRFREEEVAFSADIEGMFYQTNVTPSDTDALRFLWWPGSIEVIRTVRRNFYVDDVLKSVPSTEQAVHLTSDLTKLLKEGGFRLTKFASNSREVLQSISPELRANPSLDLDLDQLPLERALGVFWDAQSDTFKFKASQSGKPPTKRGVLSIVSSLFDPLGFLSPFVFSAKILLQELWRDKLPWDRQIPEPYLSQWQRWLEELPRVITIGIPRCYKVQSLRNSSTVQLHNFADASRRGYAAVSYLRFADEKGVIHCSFVMGKTRNAPIREWTIPRLELQAAVLAARQSKIILRELDLPVGQTFFWSDSMTSLQYIKNVTRRFQTFVANRVAEIHETSSPGQWHHIPGVINPADDGSRGVSAQYFHAGCRWWLGPKFLWEPEQTWPNVPVEDLQDDDVEVRKSSTVMLTSYAPQFDLSLQRYSSWSRLLRVMSWVLRFVKRVRKETRQYLTSSTLKLEELQQAGREIVRLVQRQHFLEECLCLKEGRQVKRHSKLANLSPILIDDVIRVGGRIHRAPIAFEAAHPMILPRSHHVSALIVRYYHRVLGHAGREHVLSVIRQRFWILKGRVLVRQILSSCLSCRKRNAPPLQQVMADLPKERLIPYQPPFTYTGLDFFGPFYVKRSRSTVKVYGCIFVCFNSRAVHIEDVSSLETDTFIQALVRFISVRGCPKEIWSDNGTNFTGAEKELRLSVQDLNEERIKSELHSREVEWYSCPLPKWRFQPPAASHMSGVWERLIRSVRKATRAVLGSQGALVGLETLRTVFAEVTSILNSRPICPSSDDPNDLELLTPNHLLLQRRNLFVPPGVFAKEDLYSRKQWRHAQFIADCFWSRWIREYVPTLQQRHKWLLSKRNLAVNDLVLVVDNTVPRSRWLLGRVTRVFPGEDLCVRTAEVKTKSSRLVRPVTKLCLLEEAT, from the coding sequence ATGCCTACCTTCAAGCATGTAGTGGACTTCCTCAGGGAGCGAGCCTTTATTTTGAACCATCCTTTCTTCAGTGCTGGAAGTCGTGAGAACGTGGTTTCTAAATTCAAGTCTAGGGGCAAGCCGCCTGTGACCCCTAAACCCGCCTTTTTTGTTAACATGACAGCCGCAAAGGGTGAGCCTTGTCCAATGTGTTGCCAGTCCCACCACCTGTACCAGTGTGAGGCATTTAAATCCAAATCTCCGAGGGAAAGAAATGACTTTGTCAGGCAGcacaaaatatgttttaactGCATCAGTTCATCTCTACACAACTCAAGAAAATGCACGTCAACAATCAGGTGTAAAGTGGAAGGCTGTGGACAGGCACATCACACGTTGTTACATTTTCATGAACCAAAGGAAGTAGTTGATTCGGGAACTGTGAGTCAAAATAATGAAGTCAACCAGGACTCGTTGGCTGACCAAGGTACATCATGCAATACTTCAGCACATTCAGTCAATCCAGTAGTCAATTCCTCCGAGGTGCTACTTCAAGTTATTCCAGTGAAGGTGATAAGCAATTCTGGCCGTCAAATCACAACGTATGGTCTAATTGACTCAGGGTCTGACATAACCATGGTTGACCCTTCTCTTGTGAAGTTGCTAAATATTGAAGGAACACTAAGTAAGCTTTCTCTCACGACAGTGAACAGTGCTGATGTTGAAGAAAGGGGTATGAAGGTTAACTTCAAAATTGCATCATTGGATAGCCAGAACGACCATGTGATTGCTGTCAACCCTGCATGGGCTGTAAAGGATCTTACTATTCCCCTGAAACATACAAGGTTGTCAAAATCTTTAGAGCAATGGCCACATTTACGGGAAGTGCGTTTCCCAGAGGTGGAAAGGAGGAAGATTTCCATCCTACTAGGTACTAACATTCAAGAAGTCTTCGTACCTCTTGATGTAAGAAAGGGAAACCGAAATGAACCGCTTGCCATCAAGTCTTGTCTTGGTTGGAGCATACTCGGTGGCTTCTCAAATCTACAGTCCCACAGCCAGGGACAGGTTAACCTCATCAGTAGTGAAGATGTTTCCCTGAACGACCAGCTCGAGGAATTCTGGAAGATTGAATCCTATGGCACTGCGAGGTCTGAAACCAAACCATTATCGGTAGAAGATCGAAGAGCCCTAAAACTTATTGACAACTCGATTAGCCTGCTGGATGGCCATTACCAGATGGGCCTTCTGTGGAGGGATAACAATCCTGTACTGCCTTACAACAGACCTCTAGCTGAAGCAAGATTACAGTACCTGAAAAGGCGCTTCCGTCGTGATCCAGAGCTGGAAGTTAAGTACAGAGATGTGATTCAAGACTGTGTGGACAAGGGATATGCTAGAAAGCTGAACAAACAGGAAGTTGCCGCAGTCAGTAACATCACTTGGTACATTCCCCATCATCCGGTAACAAATCCCAACAAGCCAGGTAAAGTGAGGGTAGTGTTTGATGCGGCCGCAAGATTCAATGGCACATCTTTAAATGAACAGCTTTTGCAAGGACCTTGTCTTACCAATGACCTCACTGGTGTCTTAATTCGTTTCCGTGAAGAAGAAGTCGCCTTTTCCGCAGACATCGAGGGCATGTTCTACCAGACCAATGTGACGCCAAGTGACACTGATGCGCTGAGATTCTTGTGGTGGCCTGGTAGTATTGAAGTCATCAGAACAGTTCGTAGAAACTTctatgttgatgatgtgttaaAGTCCGTTCCAAGTACAGAACAGGCTGTTCATCTGACATCGGACCTAACCAAGTTGCTGAAGGAAGGAGGCTTCCGTCTCACGAAGTTTGCGAGCAATAGCCGGGAAGTATTGCAATCTATCTCACCAGAGTTGAGAGCAAATCCATCGCTAGACTTGGATCTAGATCAGTTACCATTAGAGCGAGCATTGGGTGTGTTCTGGGATGCCCAGTCTGACACCTTCAAGTTTAAAGCTTCACAATCAGGAAAACCGCCTACTAAGCGAGGGGTGCTCTCCATAGTTAGTTCGCTGTTTGATCCGCTAGGATTCCTTTCGCCCTTTGTGTTCTCCGCTAAGATTCTGCTGCAGGAACTCTGGAGAGATAAACTCCCTTGGGATCGACAAATTCCGGAACCGTACCTCTCACAATGGCAACGTTGGCTAGAGGAGCTACCACGTGTCATCACCATTGGCATCCCAAGGTGTTACAAGGTTCAGTCACTTCGCAACTCATCAACTGTTCAGCTTCACAACTTCGCCGACGCGTCCAGACGCGGTTACGCAGCAGTTTCATATTTGCGTTTCGCCGATGAGAAAGGAGTGATTCATTGTTCCTTTGTTATGGGAAAGACTCGCAATGCGCCAATTAGGGAGTGGACTATCCCTCGCCTTGAACTTCAAGCCGCAGTATTAGCAGCTCGTCAGAGCAAGATAATATTAAGGGAACTTGATCTACCAGTGGGTCAAACCTTCTTTTGGTCCGACTCAATGACATCTTTGCAGTATATCAAAAACGTGACAAGGCGTTTTCAAACCTTCGTCGCTAACCGTGTTGCCGAAATTCATGAAACAAGTTCCCCAGGACAGTGGCATCATATTCCCGGTGTCATAAACCCCGCTGATGATGGGTCACGAGGTGTTAGTGCTCAGTATTTTCACGCTGGATGTCGCTGGTGGTTGGGTCCCAAGTTCCTTTGGGAACCTGAGCAAACATGGCCCAATGTACCAGTAGAGGATCTCCAAGATGACGATGTGGAAGTACGGAAGTCATCGACTGTTATGCTTACCTCATATGCACCACAGTTTGACCTCTCGCTGCAACGCTATTCTTCGTGGTCCCGCCTACTGAGAGTTATGTCATGGGTCCTACGTTTTGTGAAGAGAGTTCGAAAGGAAACTCGTCAGTATCTCACGTCAAGTACACTCAAGTTGGAGGAATTGCAGCAAGCAGGTCGAGAAATCGTGCGGTTAGTTCAGCGCCAGCATTTCCTCGAGGAGTGCTTGTGTTTAAAGGAAGGCAGGCAAGTGAAACGTCACAGCAAGTTAGCCAATCTCAGTCCTATCTTAATTGATGATGTGATACGTGTTGGCGGTAGAATTCACCGGGCCCCAATTGCCTTTGAGGCCGCACACCCAATGATCCTTCCAAGGTCCCATCACGTTTCCGCGTTAATAGTCCGCTACTACCATCGTGTCCTGGGTCATGCAGGTCGTGAACATGTGCTATCCGTAATCCGTCAGCGCTTCTGGATCTTAAAGGGAAGAGTTCTCGTGCGTCAGATCCTAAGTAGTTGTTTGAGCTGCCGCAAACGTAACGCGCCTCCTCTCCAACAGGTTATGGCTGATCTTCCCAAAGAAAGGCTAATACCCTACCAGCCTCCGTTCACGTACACGGGTCTGGATTTTTTCGGACCGTTTTACGTTAAACGAAGCCGCAGTACAGTCAAAGTGTATGGCTGCATATTCGTATGCTTCAACAGCCGAGCAGTACACATTGAAGATGTCAGTTCGCTGGAAACAGACACGTTCATCCAAGCCTTGGTTCGATTCATCTCAGTTCGTGGTTGCCCAAAGGAGATATGGTCGGACAATGGCACAAATTTTACCGGTGCCGAGAAGGAACTTCGCCTGTCGGTTCAGGATTTGAACGAAGAACGCATTAAGAGTGAGTTACATTCTCGTGAAGTAGAATGGTACAGTTGCCCGCTGCCAAAGTGGCGTTTTCAACCTCCTGCTGCAAGCCATATGTCAGGAGTTTGGGAAAGGCTCATTAGGAGTGTCAGGAAAGCTACGAGGGCTGTTCTCGGTAGTCAGGGTGCGCTAGTTGGCTTGGAGACACTGCGTACAGTGTTTGCAGAAGTTACATCAATCTTGAACAGTCGTCCTATTTGTCCTTCCAGTGACGATCCCAATGATTTAGAGCTGCTCACCCCAAACCATCTTCTTCTACAACGCCGAAACCTCTTCGTGCCTCCCGGAGTCTTCGCTAAAGAAGATCTATACTCGCGCAAACAATGGAGACACGCCCAATTCATTGCTGATTGCTTCTGGTCTCGATGGATTCGAGAATATGTTCCAACATTGCAGCAGCGCCACAAGTGGCTACTGAGCAAACGGAACTTAGCAGTGAATGACCTGGTTCTTGTCGTGGACAACACCGTGCCGAGGTCCCGCTGGTTGTTAGgccgtgtgacaagggtgtTTCCGGGTGAAGACCTGTGTGTGCGTACAGCAGAAGTGAAGACGAAGAGCTCGAGACTTGTTCGGCCTGTGACAAAGTTGTGCCTTCTCGAAGAAGCAACATGA